From the genome of Segatella hominis, one region includes:
- a CDS encoding SusC/RagA family TonB-linked outer membrane protein codes for MSAQSIVKGVVTDPSGEPVIGATVKAAGSKLGVITDLDGKFSIDAAPDATLTITYVGMEPKTVKAQAGKTLTITLKDDAKVLNDVVVIGYGVQKKSDLTGAVASIKSDDIKGLSATDAGAALQGKAAGVQIINSGGPGEAADIRVRGYSSNSGNISPLLIVDGLKVDNIQYLDPSMIESIEVLKDAASAAIYGAQAGNGVVIITTKTGAANGGKAQISYSSKFTIQSLGKRADIFDAPEYIEYHKYLGDIDDALLQKNGYNGQNTNWYDEVFENSLAHQHSLTLQASNGKGRFLASLNILNNDGIVKGSKDTYKRFTGQINADYDIYKWLNVTTNTSFEKWKTKGVTKGYGSLLNSVVSIDPLTPPYISNVEDLAPGMKAQVEAGGPVPRDPSHNNDFYGTSKYVDDATGNPLYQRDRHDTWNSGINVRGTVAANIKPFKGFTFTSRLGYRITQSNYHNYETPYWLSSMAHSENYTIAANTNNGLYYQWENFANYMNTFGKHTVGAMAGMSFTKNHWDNSSISSTGGNILSYYEPNFRYIDYLLADAAKM; via the coding sequence ATGTCGGCTCAGAGTATTGTAAAAGGAGTAGTTACAGATCCAAGTGGTGAACCTGTCATTGGTGCTACAGTGAAAGCTGCAGGCAGCAAGCTGGGTGTGATTACTGATTTGGATGGTAAGTTTAGCATTGATGCTGCACCTGATGCAACATTGACTATTACCTATGTGGGTATGGAGCCTAAGACCGTGAAAGCTCAGGCTGGTAAAACGCTTACCATTACCTTGAAGGATGATGCTAAAGTTCTGAATGATGTCGTTGTCATCGGTTATGGCGTTCAGAAGAAGAGCGACCTGACAGGTGCAGTTGCATCTATCAAGAGCGATGACATCAAGGGCTTGTCAGCTACCGATGCCGGTGCTGCCCTCCAGGGTAAGGCTGCCGGTGTACAGATTATCAACTCGGGTGGTCCGGGTGAGGCTGCCGATATCCGTGTGCGTGGTTATTCTTCAAACAGTGGAAATATCAGTCCATTGCTCATTGTTGATGGTCTGAAGGTGGATAACATCCAGTACCTGGATCCATCTATGATCGAGAGCATTGAGGTATTGAAGGATGCCGCTTCTGCTGCCATCTATGGTGCACAGGCTGGTAATGGTGTCGTTATCATTACTACCAAGACGGGTGCTGCCAATGGCGGTAAGGCTCAGATCTCTTACAGTAGCAAGTTCACCATCCAGTCGTTGGGAAAGAGGGCTGATATCTTTGATGCTCCTGAGTATATTGAGTATCATAAGTACTTGGGTGATATTGATGATGCCTTGCTCCAGAAAAACGGTTATAATGGACAGAATACCAACTGGTATGACGAGGTGTTTGAGAATTCCTTGGCTCACCAGCATAGTCTCACCTTGCAGGCAAGTAACGGTAAGGGACGTTTCCTCGCCAGCCTGAATATCCTGAACAATGATGGTATCGTTAAAGGTAGCAAGGATACTTATAAGCGTTTCACTGGTCAGATCAATGCCGACTATGATATCTATAAGTGGTTGAACGTGACTACTAATACATCTTTTGAAAAGTGGAAGACCAAAGGTGTAACTAAAGGTTATGGTTCATTGCTGAACTCTGTGGTTTCTATCGATCCTTTGACTCCACCTTATATCAGTAATGTGGAGGATTTGGCTCCTGGCATGAAGGCACAGGTAGAAGCCGGTGGCCCAGTTCCTAGAGATCCAAGCCATAACAATGACTTCTATGGTACTTCTAAATATGTAGATGATGCTACTGGTAACCCTCTCTATCAGCGCGACCGTCATGACACATGGAATTCTGGTATCAATGTACGTGGTACCGTTGCTGCCAATATCAAGCCATTCAAGGGCTTTACATTTACTTCTCGCTTAGGTTATCGTATCACTCAGAGTAACTATCATAACTACGAGACTCCATATTGGTTATCATCTATGGCACATAGTGAAAACTATACCATTGCAGCGAATACCAATAATGGTTTGTACTATCAGTGGGAGAACTTTGCCAACTATATGAATACATTCGGCAAGCATACAGTGGGTGCGATGGCAGGTATGTCGTTTACCAAGAATCATTGGGATAATAGTTCCATCAGTTCTACAGGAGGTAACATACTCTCATATTATGAGCCAAACTTCCGTTACATCGACTACTTGTTGGCTGATGCAGCCAAGATGTAG
- a CDS encoding TonB-dependent receptor, which translates to MSYSYDNRYFLQLNFRRDAFDTSKLSKKARWGNFPSFSAGWSISNEKFFKDHIDRDAVSFLKLRASWGRNGNVNILSGYPYSSPIALNQSFYQYNPSIGDGKLAYGSKPTGLANPDLTWETSEQVDLGLDARFLNDRLTLGVDWYRKTTKDLLIQITPLPEIGVNKSVVNTGKVLNSGLDFELGWRDNIKDFKYSVTVNGSTLKNEVKEVSNLISRLTEIGIDGFNNQLKPTFEAGHQVWYFRGYKYAGVAEDGSALYYNKNGETTSAPTDEDKQDLGSAIPKFTYGITLNAEYKGFDLTVFGTGAAGNKIYNLMVSADRPLINGIDTYWKDSWRADRTNAKYPDMKKVATDWKFFSSDAAVFSGSYFKIKQIQLGYTLPKTITSVAGISNLRVYCSLDDFFTITKYPGADPETASMNSGASRGFDNGTYPTSKKVVFGINVTF; encoded by the coding sequence TTGAGCTATAGCTATGACAACCGTTACTTCCTGCAGCTCAACTTCCGTCGTGATGCCTTCGATACATCGAAGCTTTCCAAGAAGGCTCGTTGGGGTAACTTCCCATCTTTCTCTGCGGGATGGTCTATCAGCAACGAGAAGTTCTTCAAGGATCATATCGACCGTGATGCCGTTTCCTTCCTGAAGCTCCGTGCATCATGGGGTCGCAATGGTAACGTCAATATCCTGAGCGGTTATCCATATTCTTCTCCTATTGCACTCAACCAGAGCTTCTATCAGTATAATCCATCTATCGGTGATGGTAAGCTTGCCTATGGTTCCAAGCCAACTGGTCTTGCCAATCCTGACTTGACGTGGGAGACATCTGAGCAGGTGGACTTAGGTCTTGATGCTCGTTTCCTTAACGACCGTCTTACCTTGGGTGTTGACTGGTATCGCAAGACTACCAAAGACCTCTTGATTCAGATTACTCCTCTTCCAGAGATTGGTGTAAACAAGAGTGTTGTTAATACAGGTAAGGTACTTAACTCTGGTCTTGATTTCGAGTTGGGTTGGAGAGACAACATCAAGGACTTCAAGTATAGTGTGACCGTAAATGGTTCAACTCTGAAGAATGAGGTGAAGGAGGTTTCTAACCTTATAAGCCGTTTGACCGAAATAGGTATTGATGGATTCAATAACCAGCTTAAGCCTACATTCGAGGCTGGCCATCAGGTATGGTATTTCCGTGGTTACAAGTATGCAGGTGTAGCCGAAGATGGTAGTGCTCTCTATTATAATAAGAATGGCGAAACAACTTCAGCTCCAACCGATGAAGATAAGCAGGATTTGGGCTCAGCTATTCCTAAGTTTACTTATGGTATTACTCTTAATGCAGAATATAAGGGCTTTGACCTCACCGTATTTGGAACAGGCGCTGCTGGCAACAAGATTTACAACTTGATGGTTTCTGCAGACCGTCCGTTGATTAATGGAATTGATACCTACTGGAAGGATTCTTGGAGAGCAGACCGTACCAATGCTAAATATCCTGATATGAAAAAGGTTGCTACCGACTGGAAGTTCTTCAGTTCTGATGCAGCTGTGTTCAGTGGCTCGTATTTCAAGATCAAGCAGATTCAGTTGGGCTATACATTGCCAAAGACTATCACTAGCGTGGCAGGTATCAGCAATCTTCGTGTATATTGCTCACTGGATGATTTCTTCACCATCACCAAGTATCCTGGTGCTGATCCGGAGACCGCTTCCATGAACAGTGGTGCCTCTCGTGGTTTTGATAATGGTACTTATCCAACTTCCAAGAAGGTGGTATTTGGTATCAATGTAACATTCTAA
- a CDS encoding RagB/SusD family nutrient uptake outer membrane protein encodes MKKILFSTILALAATGTMTLTTSCEDQLDIEQKGVIPTENFYKTDADAEAALVAAYEGFMCNVMGRNHDGGGPSIYTPLKLIVNECGDDVLAAGANSGDNTFGIMLNQFYYDAEAEVPKYMYTGLYLSVYTCNLVLDHFADATTAVQKRCAAEARVLRAYDYFLLANLWGTPPLVTHVLDASAQPFNCDKDPDHKMTHQQLIEWIAQECENAANDLDERKSKDDKDGAVKVTKGFAYALAGKAYLFAEQYDKAKIALKKVIDSGKYDLVPGEKYADNFHIEGDANEEKVFEVNFEYNAGKTDWSGMIQRSSWMETNYWDWRADHFVVSPNKVYCGGADGWGGLGVPQWFGDEFYKNDGDSYRLKATLKHIDDAVYHMSYGKDEIDNMTDEQKKTSNKIGINDPTQGLYGNSTWLAFKQIMRASDTDGKKYGDNIRLNNYLVMRYAEVLLNYAEACLQTGDQAEAKKYINMIQKRAGSKTISETVDMDVLKKEKSYELWLEGCRWFDIMRWNDTKAIDRLTKAGTVVPHLFDKVFRAPKADDQDVTWEYGSEANSRFYTTNTPETNFKVGFKKGKHEFFPYPQTVLDKNPNLQQNPGW; translated from the coding sequence ATGAAGAAAATATTATTTTCAACAATATTGGCTCTTGCTGCCACAGGAACAATGACGCTCACTACGTCTTGTGAGGATCAGCTAGACATTGAGCAGAAGGGTGTAATACCTACCGAGAACTTCTATAAGACCGATGCTGATGCAGAGGCTGCCCTCGTTGCTGCATACGAAGGCTTTATGTGTAATGTGATGGGACGTAACCACGATGGTGGTGGCCCAAGTATTTATACTCCATTGAAACTGATAGTCAATGAGTGTGGAGACGATGTGTTGGCAGCAGGTGCCAACTCTGGTGATAATACGTTTGGTATCATGCTCAATCAGTTCTATTATGATGCTGAGGCTGAGGTGCCAAAGTATATGTACACAGGTCTCTATCTCTCTGTATATACCTGTAACCTTGTACTCGATCACTTTGCCGATGCTACTACCGCTGTGCAGAAACGTTGCGCTGCAGAGGCTCGTGTGCTTCGTGCTTATGATTATTTCCTGTTGGCTAATCTTTGGGGTACTCCACCATTGGTAACTCATGTTCTGGATGCTTCTGCACAGCCTTTTAATTGTGATAAGGATCCTGATCATAAGATGACTCACCAACAGTTGATAGAGTGGATTGCGCAGGAATGTGAGAATGCTGCCAACGATTTGGATGAGCGTAAAAGTAAGGATGACAAGGATGGAGCTGTGAAGGTAACCAAGGGCTTTGCATATGCTCTTGCCGGAAAGGCTTATTTGTTTGCCGAACAGTATGACAAGGCTAAAATTGCCCTTAAAAAGGTTATAGACTCGGGCAAGTATGACCTTGTTCCTGGTGAGAAATATGCTGACAACTTCCATATCGAGGGTGATGCCAACGAGGAGAAGGTATTTGAAGTCAACTTCGAGTATAATGCAGGTAAGACCGATTGGAGTGGTATGATTCAGCGTTCTAGCTGGATGGAGACCAACTATTGGGATTGGCGTGCTGATCACTTTGTTGTTTCTCCTAACAAGGTTTACTGTGGCGGCGCTGATGGCTGGGGTGGCCTTGGCGTGCCTCAGTGGTTTGGTGACGAGTTCTATAAAAATGATGGTGACTCTTATCGCTTGAAGGCTACTTTAAAGCATATTGATGATGCGGTTTATCATATGTCTTACGGCAAGGATGAAATCGATAATATGACTGACGAGCAGAAGAAAACCAGTAACAAAATTGGCATCAATGACCCTACTCAGGGACTCTACGGCAACTCTACCTGGTTGGCGTTCAAGCAAATAATGAGAGCTTCTGATACTGATGGCAAGAAATATGGTGATAACATTCGCTTGAATAATTATCTTGTCATGCGTTACGCTGAGGTTTTGCTCAATTATGCAGAGGCTTGTCTTCAGACAGGCGATCAGGCTGAAGCTAAGAAATATATCAATATGATTCAGAAACGTGCTGGTTCCAAGACAATCAGTGAAACTGTTGATATGGATGTGTTGAAGAAAGAAAAATCATATGAACTTTGGCTTGAAGGCTGTCGTTGGTTCGATATCATGCGATGGAATGATACAAAGGCCATTGATCGTTTGACTAAGGCTGGTACAGTCGTGCCACATTTGTTTGATAAGGTTTTCAGAGCTCCAAAGGCAGACGACCAGGATGTAACTTGGGAGTATGGATCAGAAGCAAACAGCCGTTTCTATACGACCAACACTCCTGAGACTAATTTCAAGGTAGGTTTCAAGAAGGGCAAGCATGAGTTCTTCCCTTATCCACAGACCGTGTTGGATAAGAATCCTAACCTGCAGCAGAATCCTGGTTGGTAA
- a CDS encoding glycosyl hydrolase family 8 produces MKTWMCALMLALSTGASAQNPIISGQYSADPTARVFNGKVYLYPSHDIPSPIEKLKEWFCMADYHVFSSSNLTEWQDHGVIVSQDKVPWVQDGSYTMWAPDCVEKDGKYYFYFPAAPKGEEKGFGIGVAVADHPEGPFMPMWKPIEGVHGIDPCVLIDKDGQAYIYWAGAGLHMAKLKPNMTELASEPKLVEGLPEGFKEGPFAFERNGKYYFTFPWVREKDGTETLAYAMADHPMGPFTFKGIIMDESPTKCWTNHHSIVEYQGQWYLFYHHNDYSPKFDKNRSVRIDSLNFNPDGTIQKVIPTLRGVGLTKARSHIQIDRYSALQSKGIGIEYLDKNNCFAGWKTLFSKSNTALIYNKVDFGNEKVEEITVRAKSVKGGVLVVRADGKKGNIIAKVKIPKSAAWKNVRAQVLHAPQGVHALHVSLQSGADVEVDWLGFDALPWEKGAFETHQYRNLFAEMGYKQADIDKKVNEVFNDVFYGKNKVYFEVGDSMGYVSDIKNSDVRTEGMSYGMMAAVQFDKKDIFDRLWRWSKKYMQHQEGPYKGYFAWSCKTDGTRNAQGAASDGELYFVTSLIFASNRWGNDTGINYLKEAQNILDSSMQKVGMDRTAPLINLEHQLITFTPDHWGGKFTDPSYHLPAFYEVWAKWANDGRSQFWKECADKSREFLHKCINEKTGLNPDYCNYDGSLMKTGRLLGDAFRYDSWRVPMNIALDYSWACKDKEWQQKYANTLQNFLYSQGIDSFLDQYNVDGTMVEDILPAGTAPKALRHSIGFVATAAAASLVSNHVKGREFVSHFWNAKHKPDKEGFFDGYYDGLLRLFAFMHLSGRYQIIEPQK; encoded by the coding sequence ATGAAAACATGGATGTGTGCCTTGATGCTGGCGTTATCGACAGGGGCTTCGGCTCAGAACCCGATTATCAGCGGACAGTATTCTGCTGATCCTACGGCTCGCGTATTCAACGGGAAGGTATATCTTTATCCTTCTCATGACATTCCGAGTCCTATCGAGAAACTGAAGGAATGGTTCTGCATGGCAGATTATCACGTTTTCTCTTCTTCCAATCTTACGGAGTGGCAGGATCATGGTGTCATCGTTTCGCAGGACAAAGTACCTTGGGTACAGGATGGAAGCTATACGATGTGGGCTCCAGATTGTGTGGAGAAAGACGGAAAGTATTACTTCTATTTCCCTGCTGCTCCCAAGGGGGAGGAGAAGGGATTCGGAATAGGTGTGGCGGTTGCCGACCATCCGGAAGGACCATTTATGCCGATGTGGAAACCCATAGAGGGTGTGCACGGCATAGATCCTTGTGTGCTGATAGATAAGGACGGACAGGCTTATATCTACTGGGCGGGAGCTGGTTTGCACATGGCTAAGCTGAAACCAAACATGACGGAACTTGCCTCGGAACCCAAACTGGTAGAGGGGTTGCCTGAGGGATTCAAGGAAGGACCATTTGCCTTCGAGCGTAACGGCAAGTATTATTTCACCTTCCCTTGGGTACGTGAAAAGGATGGAACCGAAACGCTGGCTTATGCCATGGCTGACCATCCGATGGGACCTTTCACATTCAAGGGCATCATCATGGATGAGTCGCCTACGAAGTGCTGGACCAATCATCATAGCATCGTGGAATATCAGGGACAGTGGTATCTGTTCTATCATCATAATGATTATTCCCCAAAGTTCGACAAGAACCGCTCGGTGCGAATCGACTCTCTGAACTTCAATCCTGACGGAACGATACAGAAGGTGATACCTACGCTAAGAGGTGTGGGATTGACGAAGGCACGTTCGCATATTCAGATTGACCGTTATTCTGCGCTGCAAAGCAAGGGTATTGGTATTGAATATCTGGATAAAAACAATTGTTTTGCCGGCTGGAAGACTCTCTTCTCTAAATCGAATACAGCTCTTATATATAATAAGGTGGATTTCGGTAATGAGAAGGTGGAAGAAATCACCGTTCGTGCCAAGTCGGTTAAGGGCGGTGTGCTCGTAGTCAGAGCCGATGGCAAGAAGGGCAATATCATCGCTAAGGTGAAGATTCCGAAGTCGGCAGCCTGGAAGAATGTCCGTGCCCAGGTGCTCCATGCTCCTCAGGGCGTTCATGCTCTCCATGTATCCTTGCAGAGTGGAGCCGATGTTGAGGTTGACTGGCTGGGCTTTGATGCGTTGCCTTGGGAAAAGGGAGCTTTTGAAACTCACCAGTATCGCAATCTCTTTGCCGAAATGGGCTATAAGCAGGCTGATATTGACAAGAAGGTGAACGAAGTGTTCAATGATGTGTTCTACGGTAAGAACAAGGTTTATTTCGAGGTGGGCGATTCCATGGGATATGTCAGCGATATAAAGAACAGTGATGTGAGAACCGAGGGCATGTCGTATGGAATGATGGCTGCCGTGCAGTTTGACAAGAAGGACATCTTCGACCGTCTCTGGCGATGGAGCAAGAAATACATGCAGCATCAGGAAGGACCTTATAAGGGCTATTTCGCATGGAGTTGCAAGACTGATGGAACGAGAAATGCGCAGGGAGCCGCATCGGATGGTGAACTCTATTTCGTAACTTCGCTCATCTTTGCATCCAACCGATGGGGCAATGATACGGGCATCAACTATCTGAAGGAAGCGCAGAATATTCTGGATAGCAGCATGCAGAAGGTGGGAATGGATCGCACAGCTCCGCTTATCAATCTCGAACATCAGCTCATCACCTTTACGCCCGATCATTGGGGTGGAAAGTTTACCGATCCTTCTTACCATCTCCCTGCCTTTTACGAGGTTTGGGCTAAATGGGCTAACGATGGACGTTCTCAGTTCTGGAAGGAGTGTGCTGATAAGAGTCGTGAGTTCCTGCATAAGTGCATCAATGAAAAGACGGGCTTGAACCCGGATTATTGCAACTATGATGGCAGTCTGATGAAGACCGGTCGGTTGTTGGGTGATGCATTCCGCTACGATTCGTGGCGAGTGCCTATGAACATAGCGCTCGATTATTCCTGGGCTTGTAAGGATAAGGAGTGGCAGCAGAAATATGCCAATACGCTACAGAACTTCCTGTATAGTCAGGGTATAGATTCTTTCCTGGATCAGTATAATGTAGATGGAACGATGGTAGAAGATATTCTGCCGGCAGGTACGGCTCCCAAGGCACTCCGCCATTCCATAGGTTTTGTTGCCACTGCGGCTGCGGCTTCATTGGTCAGCAATCATGTGAAGGGCAGGGAATTCGTCAGTCATTTCTGGAATGCCAAGCATAAGCCAGACAAGGAAGGTTTCTTCGATGGCTATTACGACGGACTGTTGCGCCTCTTCGCCTTCATGCATCTGAGTGGCCGTTATCAGATTATCGAACCTCAAAAATAA
- a CDS encoding acetylxylan esterase: MNNFFNKIVRLFCLCVFLFGHSSADAQNRNLPADINPYFGPVGKLAVMPNAAGFIQRWLLLEPISVPVKSNVVFTDSYLKEIFHTQYFPKQMEIVPKDGAVVKVGKEKLKWHALDSKLFNVKLFRFATSFKKPKYGVLFWAVTIIDCPEEMKNVRLSVGSNGASMWWLNGEEAVMLEGDRRMVRDDVVSKKLTLKKGRNILRGAVINGPGMSDFCVRIIDGQGKPVRNLSIQVK; this comes from the coding sequence ATGAACAACTTTTTTAATAAAATAGTTAGATTGTTTTGTTTATGTGTATTCCTTTTTGGGCATTCCTCTGCGGATGCCCAAAATAGGAATTTACCTGCAGACATCAATCCTTATTTCGGACCAGTCGGAAAGCTGGCAGTCATGCCTAATGCGGCTGGCTTTATTCAGAGATGGTTGCTCTTGGAGCCAATCTCTGTGCCGGTCAAGAGCAATGTCGTTTTTACTGATTCTTATCTGAAGGAGATATTCCATACGCAGTATTTCCCTAAACAGATGGAAATAGTTCCTAAGGATGGAGCCGTTGTGAAGGTGGGAAAGGAAAAGCTGAAATGGCATGCGCTGGATAGTAAACTGTTTAATGTGAAGCTCTTCCGTTTCGCTACTTCGTTTAAGAAGCCCAAGTATGGTGTCTTGTTCTGGGCGGTTACCATTATCGATTGCCCTGAGGAGATGAAAAACGTCCGCTTGTCTGTTGGCTCGAATGGAGCTTCCATGTGGTGGCTCAATGGTGAGGAGGCGGTGATGCTCGAAGGCGACCGAAGGATGGTTCGCGATGATGTGGTTTCTAAGAAACTTACTTTGAAGAAAGGTAGAAATATCCTTCGTGGTGCAGTTATCAATGGCCCTGGCATGAGTGACTTCTGTGTCCGAATCATCGACGGACAAGGCAAGCCAGTCAGAAACCTGTCTATTCAAGTGAAGTAG
- a CDS encoding family 43 glycosylhydrolase, with amino-acid sequence MKQNNIFFRYFCPVAAQQKLYAAALVALLSSSAYEAEAQVGEPFIHDPSTIALCDGKYYTFGTGEGGIWSEDGWTWQGGAVRPGRGAAPDVLKIGDRYLVAYSATGGGLGGSHRGDVLTMWNKTLDPKSPDFKYTEPVVVASSLDDEDCDAIDAGLLLDPTTGRLWLSYGTYFGFIRLVELDPKTGKRMEGNEPVNIAIDCEATDLIYRNGWYYLLGTHGTCCDGPNSTYNIVVGRSRKITGPYVDNVGREMLQGGGKMVIAANNLKTGPGHFGRYIEGEGVEKMSFHYESDFRQGGRSVLAIRPLLWKNDWPVAGEEFHAGTYEIESERRGYALEIAVDFVRMQRDIEPFWIKPTKPLKNIEPQTLKEVEAEWPKDEVKVRMNDYMFRPHQKWSIMPAGKGGYLGGPYYKICIEGTTRYLTATAQHDVIAKPEFTGEDAQLWRIEQLTDGTYRIMPKAVPGTEEKLALVSLGDCTPGLAPFDFNSDNSKWNFRQQ; translated from the coding sequence ATGAAACAGAACAATATATTTTTCAGATATTTTTGCCCGGTTGCTGCTCAGCAGAAACTTTATGCCGCTGCTTTGGTTGCCTTGTTGTCTTCATCTGCTTACGAGGCAGAAGCCCAGGTTGGCGAACCTTTCATTCATGATCCTTCTACCATTGCCCTGTGTGATGGAAAGTATTATACCTTTGGAACGGGTGAAGGTGGAATCTGGTCGGAGGATGGCTGGACCTGGCAGGGTGGTGCTGTTCGTCCCGGCAGAGGAGCGGCTCCTGATGTGTTGAAGATTGGCGACCGTTATCTTGTAGCCTACAGTGCTACGGGTGGTGGATTGGGAGGCAGTCATCGCGGTGATGTCCTGACGATGTGGAACAAAACGCTCGATCCGAAATCGCCTGATTTCAAATATACTGAACCGGTGGTGGTAGCTTCTTCTTTGGATGATGAAGACTGTGATGCCATTGATGCGGGCTTGTTGCTCGACCCTACTACCGGCAGACTTTGGCTCAGCTATGGTACCTATTTTGGATTTATCCGTCTGGTAGAACTTGATCCGAAGACTGGTAAGCGGATGGAAGGCAACGAACCCGTCAATATCGCCATCGACTGCGAAGCTACTGATTTGATTTACCGCAACGGCTGGTATTATCTTCTTGGCACTCATGGCACCTGTTGCGATGGTCCTAATTCTACCTACAATATCGTGGTGGGACGTTCGCGAAAGATAACCGGTCCATACGTAGATAATGTGGGCAGAGAGATGTTGCAGGGCGGTGGAAAGATGGTGATTGCTGCCAATAATCTGAAGACGGGTCCCGGTCACTTCGGACGCTATATTGAGGGAGAAGGTGTAGAAAAGATGTCGTTCCACTATGAGTCTGATTTCAGACAGGGAGGACGAAGCGTATTGGCTATCCGTCCTTTGTTGTGGAAGAACGACTGGCCTGTGGCTGGCGAAGAATTTCATGCCGGAACTTACGAGATAGAATCGGAACGAAGAGGCTATGCCCTGGAGATTGCCGTAGATTTCGTGAGAATGCAACGTGATATCGAACCTTTCTGGATCAAGCCGACCAAGCCTCTGAAGAATATCGAACCTCAGACCTTGAAGGAGGTAGAGGCAGAATGGCCTAAGGACGAGGTGAAGGTAAGAATGAACGATTACATGTTCCGTCCTCATCAGAAGTGGAGTATCATGCCTGCCGGAAAGGGTGGTTATCTGGGTGGTCCTTATTATAAGATCTGCATAGAAGGCACTACTCGCTATCTTACCGCAACCGCTCAGCATGATGTCATTGCCAAACCTGAGTTTACTGGTGAAGATGCCCAGCTTTGGCGCATCGAGCAGCTCACCGATGGTACCTATCGCATCATGCCTAAGGCAGTGCCAGGCACAGAAGAAAAACTGGCATTGGTTTCACTCGGCGACTGTACCCCAGGTCTGGCTCCTTTCGATTTCAACAGCGATAATTCTAAATGGAATTTCAGGCAACAATAA